Part of the Antechinus flavipes isolate AdamAnt ecotype Samford, QLD, Australia chromosome 2, AdamAnt_v2, whole genome shotgun sequence genome is shown below.
tgaaaatgttttttaatcctGAGTTGACAGTATTCCCCACTGACTCTGCTATGCGTATTCTTGCTTGCAGCTGCAGGGCAATATATTTGGAAGCTTTGATGAGAGTCTACTGGCCCGCGCTGAAGCTCTGGCGGCTGTCGATATTGTCTCCCACGGCAAGAACCATCCTTTCAAGCCCGACGCGACCTACCATACCATGAGCAGTGTGCCCTGTACTTCTACCTCGTCCACAGTGCCCATCTCCCACCCGGCGGCCCTCACCTCGCACCCACACCATTCAGTGCACCAGGGGCTGGATGGAGACCTCTTGGAGCACATCTCGCCCACGTTGACAGTGAGTGGCATAGGGGCCCCAGAACACACCGTGATGCCGGCGCAGATCCACCCCCATCACTTGGGAGCTATGGGCCACCTGCACCAGGCCATGGGCATGGGCCATCCCCACGCCGTCTCCACCCACAATGGGATGCCCTGCCTGAGCGACGTGGAGTCGGATCCCCGTGAGCTGGAAGCTTTTGCCGAGCGCTTCAAGCAGCGTCGCATCAAACTGGGGGTGACTCAGGCGGACGTCGGCGCAGCACTGGCCAACCTCAAGATTCCTGGCGTTGGCTCACTGAGCCAAAGCACCATATGCAGGTTCGAATCCCTTACCCTGTCCCACAACAATATGATAGCCCTCAAGCCTGTCCTGCAGGCCTGGCTAGAGGAGGCAGAGGCTGCCTATCGAGAGAAGAACACCAAACCCGAGCTTTTCAACGGCAGTGAGAGGAAGCGCAA
Proteins encoded:
- the POU4F3 gene encoding POU domain, class 4, transcription factor 3, coding for MMTMNAKQPFTMHPVLQEPKFSSLHSSSEAMRRVCLPAPQLQGNIFGSFDESLLARAEALAAVDIVSHGKNHPFKPDATYHTMSSVPCTSTSSTVPISHPAALTSHPHHSVHQGLDGDLLEHISPTLTVSGIGAPEHTVMPAQIHPHHLGAMGHLHQAMGMGHPHAVSTHNGMPCLSDVESDPRELEAFAERFKQRRIKLGVTQADVGAALANLKIPGVGSLSQSTICRFESLTLSHNNMIALKPVLQAWLEEAEAAYREKNTKPELFNGSERKRKRTSIAAPEKRSLEAYFAIQPRPSSEKIAAIAEKLDLKKNVVRVWFCNQRQKQKRMKYSAVH